In a single window of the Papaver somniferum cultivar HN1 chromosome 8, ASM357369v1, whole genome shotgun sequence genome:
- the LOC113303779 gene encoding helicase and polymerase-containing protein TEBICHI-like — MASDSNRTRIDQFYASKKKKAISPGLRKEKDFKGGLSGTSPTAKGSLENYLVKSSQDDEFRVSGVVASSRTSQIKRKLVEDNEDSSSRTQIKRDTLFVKEQADVSLGVVDDGPNRAALDETISSAPAELQQFAAHFLPLYCSNLSSRVSPSLERKSNVYKRSGSPSLLDVEDKKGKKKQCVLSQEQSRLEDGFASPVKECHEGVKHATEEVVSVCPAEPDASENKPVDIHGSLTKGSEQLKSKLDAVDLCTPDIQKSKALETPRSVQGSSIFSPGESFWNEAIQFADGIFIPKDEMSVEGVRKLSALKGQSEEKIAKLIEARNSYRLREKKTIENSEFVLAKEVSPLPVKHFDFLQDDKNLEESTSHPFSTSKTKDYNDKGGGHSDAGSVKRKVLQTTSFLSRCGTAQPNKFNSSEGNIESSIHISSNTELVVPGSGSGEKLEVQKMDFTSVAAESNRALRSGENKNSPSAGQTEDIRNTFVSDLKNSESCTPSSSLGEKGFLELSSWLPPELCGIYMKKGISKLYPWQVDCLKVDGVLQRRNLVYCASTSAGKSFVAEILMLRRVIATGKIALLVLPYVSICAEKAEHLEVLLEPLGKHVRSFYGNQGGGSLPKDTSVAVCTIEKANFLINRLLEEGRLSEVGIIVIDELHMVGDQHRGYLLELMLTKLRYAVGKGNTESSSGESSGSSSGKGDPAHGLQMVGMSATMPNVAAVADWLQAALYQTEFRPVPLEEYIKVGSSIYNKKMELIRTIPKTADLGGKDPDHVVELCNEVVQEGHSVLIFCSSRKGCESTAKHVAKFLKKFPISNNDDQSELSDISSAIDALKRSPVGLDPVLEETLPSGVAYHHAGLTVEEREVVETCYRKGLVRVLTATSTLAAGVNLPARRVIFRQPKIGRDFLDGTRYKQMSGRAGRTGIDTKGESVLICKSEEIKRITAILNDSCPPLQSCLSDDKNGMTHAILEVVAGGIVQTANDIHRYVRCTLLNSTKPFQDVVKSAQDSLRWLCHMKFLEWSEETKLYSTTPLGRASFGSSLSPEESLVVLDDLSRAREGFVLASDLHLVYLVTPINVDVEPDWELFYERFMQLSLLEQSVGNRVGVGEPFLMRMAHGAPISVKSRENKKGLQGRCQNLSVGGTNKLSDEQTLRVCRRFYVALMLSRLVQEAPVGDVCEAYRVARGMVQSLQENAGRFASMVTLFCERLGWHDLEGLVSKFQNRVSFGVRAEIVELTNIPYVKGSRARALYKAGLRTPQAIAEASIPEIVKALFESSSWVEQASAQRRIQSGVAKKIKNGARKIVLDKAEEARLAAFSAFKSLGIDVPQFGQPLICNVAGNPINDEGGVASSGDDNNCNLIDIEPTENVAAELATEGAEASDAAVQHIERGKSMKVSDTVLGTSNEVNSDVALASSKILGVPIGGLSLASDDQIQSGVIHRENFVLPTSAQTVDTSKNNTVAGKFVDASNNNSIAGSHLKHEQVIDSSRGETAFSNDSQNLSERGPVNASKLPGGIDSFLDLWDTITEFYFDVHFTKRSELNSIVPFEIHGLSICWESSSVYYLNLSRDLTCSGVRKPEDPPGSINGGKYGFLTPNHQWDMVKHRWSRIAKIMARRDVKKIGWNLKVQMQVLKNPGIWIHRFGRVSFTQKEMDIQLVDNSFFLLPRVYVEDVIDMSIVAWILWPDEERSSNPNLEKEVKKRLSPEVAAAAHRYGRWKNQMRRAAHDGCCRRVAQIRALGSVLWKLIVSEELVEALVSIENPLVNILADMELWGIGVDMEGCLRARQILGKKLKELEAEAYRLAGKNFSLYTAADIANILFDHLKLPIPEGQTKGKQHPSTDKQTLDILRHQHPIVSVIKEHRTLAKLLNCTLGSICSLSRLSMRSQRYTLHGHWLQTSTATGRLSMEEPNLQCVEHEVEFQSCVKDKTGSDLEATRHLINAREYFMPTQDNWLLLTADYSQIELRLMAHFSKDSSLIRLLSKPNGDVFTMLAARWTGQQESKVSSKERDQTKKLVYGILYGMGPKTLAEQLDCSSDNAAEKIQSFKSSFPGVASWLQEAVESCRQKGYVTTLKGRKRFLSKIKLGTSKEKGKAQRQAVNSICQGSAADIIKIAMINIHSVITEGCPVPDSATKFAEQFPMLKGHCRLVLQVHDELVLEVDPSVLREAGLLLQGSMETAAALLVPLQAKLKFGKTWGSLEPFHAS, encoded by the exons ATGGCATCTGATTCGAATCGAACACGAATTGACCAG TTTTAtgcttcaaagaaaaagaaagcgaTATCGCCTggactaagaaaagaaaaagatttcAAAGGTGGACTAAGTGGAACATCTCCTACTGCTAAAGGTTCTTTGGAGAATTACTTGGTAAAATCATCTCAGGATGATGAGTTTAGGGTCTCTGGTGTTGTTGCTTCGTCGAGGACAAGTCAGATTAAGAGAAAATTGGTGGAGGATAATGAGGATTCGTCTTCGAGGACACAAATTAAAAGAGACACATTGTTTGTTAAAGAACAAGCAGATGTCTCTCTTGGAGTGGTGGATGATGGTCCAAATCGAGCTGCTTTAGATGAAACAATAAGTTCTGCTCCTGCAGAACTACAACAGTTTGCTGCTCATTTTTTGCCGCTGTACTGCAG TAATCTTTCATCCAGGGTAAGCCCATCGTTGGAACGGAAATCGAATGTGTACAAAAGGAGTGGTAGCCCATCTCTTCTAGACGTGGAAGACAAGAAGGGAAAGAAGAAACAATGTGTCCTCAGTCAGGAGCAATCTCGATTGGAAGATGGGTTTGCTTCCCCAGTTAAGGAATGTCATGAAGGTGTGAAACATGCAACGGAAGAAGTAGTCTCTGTTTGTCCTGCAGAACCTGATGCTTCTGAAAATAAACCGGTTGATATTCATGGGAGCTTGACAAAAGGCAGTGAGCAGCTTAAATCAAAGTTAGATGCGGTTGATTTATGCACGCCTGATATACAGAAAAGTAAGGCGCTTGAAACACCTAGGTCAGTTCAGGGAAGCTCCATCTTTTCACCTGGAGAGTCATTTTGGAACGAAGCAATTCAATTTGCTGATGGTATTTTTATTCCCAAAGACGAAATGTCTGTCGAAGGAGTGCGCAAACTTAGTGCTTTAAAGGGTCAGTCTGAAGAAAAGATAGCCAAGCTCATAGAAGCAAGGAATTCTTACAGATTGCGTGAGAAGAAAACCATTGAGAATTCAGAATTTGTGTTAGCTAAAGAGGTGTCTCCTTTACCCGTCAAGCATTTCGATTTCTTACAGGATGATAAAAACTTGGAGGAGAGTACTTCTCATCCATTTTCTACCAGTAAAACGAAGGATTATAATGATAAAGGTGGTGGACACTCTGATGCTGGTTCTGTTAAACGCAAAGTTTTGCAGACCACTAGTTTTCTATCTCGTTGCGGAACTGCTCAGCCAAATAAGTTCAATTCCTCTGAAGGGAACATTGAATCTTCTATTCATATATCCTCAAATACGGAGCTCGTTGTTCCAGGTTCTGGCAGTGGAGAAAAACTCGAAGTTCAAAAGATGGATTTCACTTCTGTGGCAGCTGAAAGCAACAGGGCCTTACGGAgtggagagaataaaaatagcCCATCTGCAGGACAAACAGAAGATATTAGGAATACTTTTGTTTCTGATCTTAAAAATTCTGAATCATGTACTCCATCGAGTTCTCTGGGAGAAAAGGGTTTTTTGGAACTAAGCAGCTGGCTTCCCCCAGAGTTATGCGGTATATATATGAAAAAGGGCATTTCGAAGCTGTATCCTTGGCAG GTTGACTGCCTCAAGGTGGACGGAGTCTTGCAGAGAAGAAATCTTGTGTATTGTGCATCTACAAG TGCTGGTAAGAGTTTCGTGGCTGAAATCTTGATGCTCCGGCGAGTCATAGCAACTGGAAAAATTGCATTACTTGTGCTGCCCTATGTATCAATTTGTGCAGAAAAG GCAGAACATTTGGAAGTACTTTTGGAGCCTCTGGGTAAGCATGTACGCAGTTTCTACGGAAACCAAGGAGGTGGATCACTGCCTAAAGATACTTCGGTAGCTGTTTGTACAATTGAGAAGGCAAACTTTTTAATTAACAGATTGTTGGAAGAAGGGCGTCTTTCTGAAGTTGGAATTATCGTTATAGATGAACTACACATG GTTGGTGATCAGCATCGAGGGTATCTTTTGGAGCTGATGTTGACCAAACTTCGGTATGCTGTGGGGAAAGGTAATACAGAATCATCTAGTGGAGAAAGCTCTGGTTCGAGTAGCGGAAAGGGAGACCCCGCTCATGGGTTGCAGATGGTTGGAATGAGTGCAACCATGCCAAATGTAGCAGCTGTAGCTGATTGGCTTCAA GCAGCACTGTATCAGACAGAATTTCGACCTGTTCCACTTGAAGAATACATTAAAGTTGGGAGCAGTATTTATAACAAAAAGATGGAACTTATTCGAACAATTCCTAAAACTGCTGATCTTGGTGGTAAAGATCCAGACCACGTTGTGGAACTATGCAATGAG GTGGTTCAAGAAGGTCATTCAGTACTTATATTTTGTTCGAGTAGAAAAGGATGTGAGTCAACTGCAAAGCATGTTGCTAAGTTCCTGAAGAAGTTTCCCATCAGCAACAATGATGATCAAAGTGAACTGAGTGACATTTCTTCTGCTATTGATGCCCTTAAAAGGTCTCCTGTAGGACTGGATCCTGTATTAGAAGAAACTCTGCCGTCTGGAGTTGCCTACCACCATGCTGGCCTCACG GTTGAAGAAAGAGAAGTTGTCGAAACCTGCTACCGGAAAGGACTAGTACGTGTTTTAACTGCTACGTCCACATTAGCTGCTGGGGTTAACTTACCTGCTAGGAGAGTAATATTTCGACAGCCGAAGATTGGCCGTGATTTCCTAGATGGGACAAGGTACAAACAGATGTCCGGTCGTGCTGGTCGTACTGGAATTGACACCAAAGGAGAAAGT GTACTTATTTGCAAATCAGAGGAGATTAAAAGAATTACCGCTATTCTTAATGATAGCTGCCCCCCCTTGCAATCTTGCCTCTCTGATGATAAAAACGGAATGACTCATGCAATTTTGGAGGTTGTTGCTGGCGGGATTGTGCAAACTGCTAATGATATTCATCGATATGTTAGGTGCACActtctcaattcaacaaaaccattTCAAGATGTTGTCAAGTCAGCTCAGGATTCTCTTCGGTGGCTATGCCATATGAAATTTCTTGAATGGAGTGAAGAGACCAAGTTGTACAGCACCACACCACTTGGGCGTGCATCCTTTGGAAGTTCTCTAAGCCCTGAAGAATCCCTT GTTGTTCTGGATGATCTTTCGAGGGCAAGGGAAGGATTTGTGCTTGCATCCGACTTGCATTTAGTTTATTTGGTCACACCCATTAATGTAGACGTTGAGCCAGATTGGGAGTTGTTCTACGAGAGGTTCATGCAGTTGTCTCTTCTTGAGCAA TCAGTTGGCAATCGTGTTGGAGTGGGAGAACCTTTTTTGATGCGAATGGCTCATGGTGCACCCATCTCAGTGAAATCAAGAGAGAATAAGAAAGGCTTGCAAGGAAGATGTCAAAACCTATCTGTTGGTGGTACCAACAAGCTTTCGGATGAGCAAACTCTTCGTGTGTGTAGACGCTTTTATGTGGCGTTAATGTTATCAAGACTTGTTCAG GAGGCACCTGTGGGTGATGTGTGTGAAGCTTACAGAGTGGCTAGAGGGATGGTACAGTCCCTCCAAGAAAATGCTGGAAGGTTTGCTTCAATGGTTACGTTGTTTTGTGAGAGACTTGGTTGGCATGATCTAGAAGGTTTAGTTTCGAAGTTCCAGAATAGAGTTTCGTTTGGAGTACGAGCAGAGATTGTAGAACTGACTAATATCCCATATGTTAAG GGTTCTCGAGCTAGAGCACTCTACAAAGCTGGCTTACGTACACCTCAAGCCATTGCTGAGGCATCTATTCCTGAGATAGTCAAAGCTCTTTTTGAATCTTCGTCTTGGGTTGAACAAG CTTCAGCACAAAGGCGTATACAATCAGGAGTtgccaagaaaataaaaaatggtgCTCGCAAAATTGTTCTTGACAAAGCTGAAGAGGCAAGATTAGCTGCTTTTTCAGCTTTTAAATCTCTTGGGATTGATGTTCCTCAGTTTGGACAACCCTTGATTTGCAATGTTGCTGGGAATCCCATTAATGACGAAGGCGGAGTGGCCTCCTCTGGGGATGACAATAATTGTAACCTTATCGATATCGAACCCACAGAAAATGTTGCAGCCGAACTTGCTACCGAAGGGGCCGAGGCTTCTGACGCTGCTGTGCAACACATTGAACGAGGGAAGTCAATGAAGGTATCAGATACTGTGTTAGGCACCTCAAATGAGGTAAACTCAGATGTTGCATTGGCCAGCAGCAAAATCCTTGGAGTACCGATTGGAGGTTTATCCTTAGCTTCTGATGATCAGATCCAATCAGGTGTCATTCATAGAGAAAACTTTGTGTTACCAACATCTGCACAAACTGTAGACACTAGCAAGAACAATACAGTAGCTGGGAAGTTTGTAGACGCTAGCAATAATAATTCAATAGCTGGTAGTCACCTTAAACATGAACAGGTAATAGATAGCAGTAGAGGAGAAACTGCATTTAGCAATGATAGTCAGAACCTTAGTGAGAGAGGTCCTGTTAATGCAAGTAAACTGCCTGGCGGAATTGATTCATTTCTAGATCTCTGGGATACAATCACCGAGTTTTATTTTGATGTTCACTTCACAAAACGATCAGAACTGAACTCTATTGTACCGTTTGAAATTCATGGACTGTCCATTTGTTGGGAAAGTTCatctgtgtattatttgaatttgtcAAGGGATCTAACTTGTTCCGGCGTCAGGAAACCTGAAGATCCGCCCGGGAGCATAAATGGCGGCAAGTATGGTTTTCTAACTCCAAATCATCAGTGGGACATGGTTAAACATAGATGGAGTAGGATAGCTAAGATCATGGCACGAAGAGACGTCAAGAAAATAGGCTGGAACCTAAAAGTTCAGATGCAGGTGTTAAAGAACCCTGGCATTTGGATTCATCGGTTTGGTAGAGTGAGCTTTACGCAGAAGGAAATGGATATTCAACTAGTTGATAACTCATTCTTTTTGCTTCCCCGGGTATATGTAGAAGATGTGATTGACATGTCTATTGTAGCATGGATACTATGGCCCGATGAAGAGAGAAGCTCCAACCCGAATCTCGAAAAG GAAGTAAAGAAAAGGTTATCCCCTGAGGTGGCTGCCGCTGCCCATCGGTATGGTAGGTGGAAGAACCAGATGCGCCGAGCTGCCCATGATGGCTGCTGCCGTCGTGTTGCTCAGATCCGAGCTCTAGGTTCTGTCTTGTGGAAGTTAATTGTTTCAGAAGAACTTGTTGAAGCTCTTGTTAGCATTGAAAATCCACTG GTTAATATTCTTGCGGATATGGAGCTGTGGGGAATAGGAGTCGACATGGAAGGATGCCTTCGAGCAAGGCAGATACTGGGAAAAAAGTTAAAGGAGCTTGAGGCTGAAGCTTACAGGCTAGCTGGAAAGAACTTCTCATTGTACACAGCTGCTGATATTGCGAATATACTCTTTGATCACTTGAAGCTGCCCATACCTGAAGGTCAAACCAAAGGAAAACAGCATCCAAGTACTGATAAGCAAACCTTGGATATATTAAG GCATCAGCATCCTATTGTTTCCGTGATTAAAGAGCATCGAACTTTGGCAAAGCTATTAAACTGTACGTTAGGATCGATTTGTTCTCTGTCGAGGCTATCTATGAGGTCACAGAGGTACACATTACATGGTCATTGGCTCCAGACCTCAACAGCAACTGGGCGTCTTTCAATGGAGGAGCCAAATCTCCAG TGTGTTGAACATGAAGTTGAGTTCCAATCGTGTGTCAAGGACAAAACTGGAAGTGATCTAGAAGCTACTCGCCACTTAATCAATGCACGTGAATATTTTATGCCTACTCAG GACAATTGGTTGTTGCTGACTGCAGATTATTCTCAAATAGAATTGCGATTGATGGCTCATTTCTCCAAGGATTCTTCGTTAATTCGGCTTCTTAGTAAGCCAAATGGTGATGTATTTACAATGTTAGCTGCGAGATGGACTGGGCAGCAAGAATCTAAAGTTAGCTCCAAAGAGAGGGATCAAACAAAAAAGTTGGTTTATGGTATCCTATATGGAATGGGTCCTAAGACGCTTGCCGAACAACTAGATTGCAGCTCAGACAATGCTGCCGAAAAAATTCAAAGCTTTAAGAGTTCTTTCCCTGGTGTTGCTTCGTGGCTTCAAGAAGCAGTTGAATCTTGCCGCCAGAAAGG ATATGTCACAACTCTTAAGGGGAGAAAGCGCTTCTTATCCAAAATAAAATTGGGAACCagcaaagaaaaaggaaaagcccAGAGACAAGCTGTTAATTCTATTTGCCAG GGATCTGCTGCTGATATAATTAAGATTGCAATGATAAATATTCACTCGGTGATTACTGAGGGATGTCCTGTACCTGATTCAGCTACAAAGTTTGCAGAACAGTTTCCCATGCTAAAAGGCCACTGCCGGCTTGTTCTACAG GTACATGATGAACTTGTACTGGAAGTAGATCCTTCTGTCCTACGGGAAGCTGGATTATTGCTGCAAGGGAGCATGGAAACTGCTGCAGCGCTTCTGG TTCCTCTGCAAGCAAAACTAAAGTTTGGAAAAACATGGGGTTCATTGGAACCTTTTCATGCATCGTAA
- the LOC113303780 gene encoding BURP domain protein RD22-like has protein sequence MKLHFIPIFASLLVVVVATLCAQGSYATHPSELYWQNMLPKTPMPKTVQDLLRPDLVEEKNTYVGVGKGGVNVDTKKPGGSGTSVGVGKGGVGVITNKPGGSGTSVGVGKGGVVVVNRKPGGKGTAVNVGKGGVHVGTQNPKSGSGTTVNVGHKGGVGVDTGKPGGRTKVNVGKGGVSVNTRKKGKRPVTVYVHPGPNPFQYNYAASANQLQDDPNSALFFLEKDLHSGKKINLQFVKTTSGATLLPRQLVKSIPFSSNKLTDILDQFSVDPSSEEADVIKDTIKKCEEPTVAKEEKHCATSLESMIDFSISKLGKNVNALTTEINTEATKKQQYVIQSGVKKMNGDHAVVCHGQSYLYAVYFCHATHSTRAYTVPLVGTDGTKVKAVAVCHTDTSSWNPKHLAFQVLKVKPGTVPICHFLPEDHIAWTIKN, from the exons atgaagttacatttcatacCCATCTTTGCTTCTCTTCTT GTTGTGGTAGTAGCGACTTTATGTGCTCAAGGAAGTTATGCAACTCATCCTTCTGAACTCTACTGGCAAAACATGTTGCCAAAAACCCCAATGCCCAAAACTGTTCAAGATCTTTTACGACCTG ATCTTGTAGAAGAGAAAAACACTTATGTTGGCGTAGGAAAAGGTGGTGTCAATGTGGATACAAAGAAACCAGGAGGATCAGGAACTTCAGTTGGTGTAGGTAAAGGAGGCGTGGGTGTGATCACAAACAAACCTGGAGGATCAGGAACTTCAGTTGGTGTAGGCAAAGGTGGCGTAGTTGTTGTTAACCGGAAACCCGGAGGAAAAGGTACCGCAGTTAACGTTGGAAAGGGTGGTGTGCACGTCGGTACTCAGAACCCAAAATCGGGTAGCGGCACAACCGTAAATGTCGGACATAAAGGAGGAGTTGGAGTTGACACTGGAAAGCCAGGAGGAAGAACTAAAGTGAATGTAGGAAAAGGAGGAGTTTCTGTGAACACTCGCAAGAAAGGAAAAAGACCAGTCACTGTTTATGTTCATCCTGGTCCCAACCCGTTTCAGTACAACTATGCAGCATCTGCAAACCAACTCCAAGATGATCCTAACTCTGCTCTGTTCTTTTTAGAGAAAGATTTGCATTCTGGAAAAAAGATAAATTTGCAATTCGTTAAAACTACTAGTGGAGCTACATTATTACCTCGCCAGCTCGTTAAGTCGATACCATTCTCCTCAAACAAGTTGACTGATATCTTGGACCAATTTTCAGTCGACCCCTCATCAGAAGAAGCAGATGTTATCAAAGACACGATCAAAAAATGTGAAGAACCTACAGTAGCTAAAGAGGAGAAGCATTGTGCAACATCACTAGAATCGATGATTGATTTCAGCATTTCAAAGTTGGGAAAGAATGTTAATGCCTTGACAACTGAGATCAATACAGAAGCAACAAAGAAACAACAGTATGTCATTCAATCAGGAGTCAAAAAGATGAATGGTGATCACGCTGTAGTCTGCCATGGGCAGTCATATCTATATGCAGTTTACTTCTGTCATGCAACACACTCTACTAGAGCCTATACTGTACCATTGGTTGGAACCGATGGCACAAAAGTCAAGGCGGTTGCTGTATGTCACACTGACACTTCGTCGTGGAACCCTAAGCACTTAGCCTTCCAAGTACTTAAGGTTAAGCCAGGAACTGTTCCAATCTGCCACTTCCTGCCAGAGGATCACATTGCGTGGACAATCAAGAACTAG